From Miscanthus floridulus cultivar M001 chromosome 15, ASM1932011v1, whole genome shotgun sequence, the proteins below share one genomic window:
- the LOC136507222 gene encoding small ribosomal subunit protein eS7-like: MYTARKKIQKEKGLEPSEFEDSVAHVFFNLENGNQELKSDLKDLYINNAIQMDVAGSRKAIVIHAPYRLRKAFRKIHVRLVRELEKKFSGKEQREAAYEEMTKLIEKAKNNA, translated from the exons ATGTACACCGCgaggaagaagatccagaaggagAAGGGCCTTGAGCCCTCCGAGTTCGAGGACTCCGTCGCCCAT GTTTTCTTCAACCTAGAGAACGGCAACCAGGAGCTCAAAAGTGACCTCAAGGACCTGTACATCAACAATGCTAT CCAGATGGATGTTGCTGGGAGCAGGAAGGCTATTGTGATCCACGCCCCgtaccgcctgcgcaaggccttcAGGAAGATCCACGTCAGGCTCGTTAGGGAGCTTGAGAAGAAATTTAGCGGCAAG GAACAAAGGGAAGCTGCATATGAAGAGAtgacaaagttgatagaaaaagctaAAAACAATGCTTAG